Proteins found in one Enterococcus sp. 9D6_DIV0238 genomic segment:
- the yfmH gene encoding EF-P 5-aminopentanol modification-associated protein YfmH: MHKKEYPQINEVLYTEILENGLTVYLLPKQDYNKTYGLFTTNYGSIDNEFVPLGQENFVKVPDGIAHFLEHKMFEKEDGDVFQQFGRQGASANAFTSFTKTSYLFSTTDQVELNLKTLLDFVQEPYFTEETVEKEKGIIGQEIQMYLDDSNWRLFFGILGNLYPKHPLHIDIAGTVESIDEITAEDLYTCYNTFYHPSNMSLFVVGKMEPEEMMTFIRENQAEKTFAQAVPIRRHFPKETAEDILKESSIEMPISRSKVIVGLKGLDEVPVEGKALLKYKLTANLLLQLLFGNTSQNYLTLYNEGLLDDSFGYEFSLDRSFHFADFGGDSDYPEQLAERIEEILLTVAQSEELTEENLSLLKKKMIGKYFQSLNSLEYIANQFSQSLYGETTLFDTPEVIESIQLSDIKELAEKFIDQKGLSRFYMHPKK; this comes from the coding sequence ATGCATAAAAAAGAATACCCTCAAATCAACGAAGTTCTCTATACAGAAATCTTAGAAAATGGGCTAACAGTCTATCTGCTTCCGAAACAAGACTATAATAAGACGTATGGTTTATTCACAACAAATTACGGATCGATCGACAATGAATTTGTACCGCTTGGGCAAGAAAATTTTGTCAAAGTTCCTGATGGGATCGCTCATTTTCTTGAACATAAAATGTTTGAAAAAGAAGACGGCGATGTGTTCCAACAATTTGGCCGTCAAGGTGCATCTGCCAATGCTTTTACGAGCTTTACGAAAACCAGCTATCTTTTTTCAACGACAGATCAAGTGGAACTGAACTTGAAGACATTACTTGATTTTGTTCAGGAGCCTTATTTTACAGAAGAAACGGTCGAAAAAGAAAAAGGCATCATCGGTCAGGAAATCCAAATGTATTTGGACGATTCAAACTGGCGCTTGTTTTTCGGCATATTAGGTAACTTATACCCTAAACACCCGCTCCATATCGATATCGCTGGGACTGTTGAAAGCATCGATGAAATTACTGCGGAGGATCTTTATACTTGCTACAACACATTTTATCATCCAAGTAACATGTCGTTATTTGTCGTTGGTAAAATGGAACCGGAAGAAATGATGACCTTTATTCGCGAGAATCAAGCAGAAAAAACATTTGCGCAAGCAGTACCGATCAGACGTCACTTTCCAAAAGAAACAGCAGAAGATATCCTAAAGGAAAGTTCGATCGAAATGCCGATCAGTCGTTCAAAAGTGATTGTTGGGCTAAAAGGGCTGGATGAGGTACCTGTAGAGGGCAAAGCGTTACTGAAATACAAACTAACAGCGAATTTATTGCTGCAATTATTATTCGGAAACACGTCTCAAAACTATTTGACTTTGTATAACGAAGGTCTTTTGGACGACAGCTTTGGTTACGAATTTAGCTTAGATCGAAGTTTCCATTTTGCTGATTTTGGCGGCGATAGTGATTATCCTGAGCAATTGGCAGAGCGAATTGAAGAAATTCTGTTGACTGTTGCTCAAAGTGAGGAATTGACAGAAGAAAATCTTTCTTTATTGAAGAAAAAAATGATCGGTAAGTATTTCCAATCGCTAAATTCACTTGAGTATATTGCCAATCAATTTTCACAATCACTTTATGGAGAAACGACATTGTTCGATACACCTGAAGTTATTGAAAGCATTCAATTATCTGATATAAAAGAGCTGGCTGAAAAATTCATTGATCAAAAAGGCTTGAGCCGGTTTTATATGCACCCAAAGAAATAA
- a CDS encoding helix-turn-helix domain-containing protein, giving the protein MASVNIGKKLRDARLQRNMSLDELQQITKTQKRYLIAIEENDFDSMPGTFYVRAFIRQYASAVGLDGNELVEVYDGKTEAAAAESSIQYETLDESRTQMYDEESSFKRFTRSLPAIIFSLIGLAIAVVVFYITWQDRQANPIIQKPDTAIIRESSSDSSTESSQAPVSSTTESSSTTSSSSSEPKEPTVVSFLGESGTTVNMSATNAATPTKLDFSAIIAPCWVGVYIPTAENNDNGYFFQQTVQPGQTQSVEIPEGTTQFTISLGASEYMEFKVDGQAAVFNPNNTGIGPRNINMSLEYAQTQQSSQSSEQVQQTPPA; this is encoded by the coding sequence GTGGCCAGCGTAAATATAGGAAAAAAATTAAGAGATGCAAGGCTTCAGCGCAATATGTCTTTAGACGAGCTGCAGCAAATTACAAAAACACAAAAACGCTATTTGATAGCAATTGAAGAAAATGACTTTGACTCAATGCCGGGCACTTTTTACGTGCGTGCGTTCATTCGCCAATATGCTAGTGCAGTTGGTTTAGACGGAAATGAATTAGTTGAAGTTTATGATGGAAAAACGGAAGCAGCAGCAGCGGAATCATCGATTCAGTATGAGACACTTGATGAGTCACGTACGCAGATGTATGATGAAGAAAGCTCATTTAAACGCTTTACACGTAGTTTGCCGGCAATTATTTTTTCTTTGATCGGTCTAGCGATCGCAGTTGTTGTTTTTTATATTACCTGGCAGGACCGTCAGGCAAATCCAATCATTCAAAAGCCGGATACTGCGATAATCAGAGAATCTTCGTCTGATTCTAGCACTGAGTCAAGTCAGGCACCTGTTTCAAGTACGACAGAATCATCTTCTACAACTAGTTCTAGTTCGTCAGAACCTAAAGAACCGACAGTAGTCAGCTTTTTGGGTGAATCGGGTACAACTGTAAATATGAGTGCGACAAATGCTGCGACGCCGACTAAACTTGATTTTTCAGCAATTATAGCTCCTTGCTGGGTTGGTGTATATATCCCAACAGCTGAAAATAATGACAATGGTTATTTCTTCCAACAAACAGTTCAGCCAGGCCAAACACAATCTGTAGAGATTCCAGAGGGAACCACTCAGTTTACGATCAGTTTGGGTGCTTCTGAGTACATGGAATTTAAAGTAGATGGACAAGCTGCTGTATTCAATCCGAATAATACAGGCATTGGTCCTAGAAATATCAACATGAGTCTTGAGTATGCACAAACACAGCAATCGTCACAGTCATCAGAACAAGTTCAACAAACACCGCCAGCATAA